The Methanoregula sp. UBA64 genome contains the following window.
ACGGGCCGGTAAAGTGATAGTGGTTCCGCTCATGGTTCGGGATAAAAAGGTTGTATGCGCTCACCGTATCCGGCGGAGGGTAATCCGGGACAATGATCGTATCGGTCAGGCAGAGGTAGCGCCGGATCAGGAAATTTAAGGTACCCCAGACCGGGTTCATCTTCCCGCCGGGGCCGGAAAACCGGTTCTGGTTCGAGATGAAGATCACCGGCACCCGCCGGAACCGGGCAGCCATCACCCCGCCGTACATGGTATCGCAGACAACGCAGTCGATCTTCTGTTCGAGGATCAGTTTGCGGACGCGCAGTGCGGAACGGACCAGATCGAAGGGGATCCATTTCGAGCACAGCATGGTCTTTTTTAAGGAGAAAAAGCCGTCGGTCCCCTCAAGGCAGACTTCCCGTATCCCTTCATGGACGTTAATGCAGCCGTGGTCGTGGAAAAAGTCGTACGATTTCCCGTAGGCCACGAAACTGACGGAGTGCCCCTGCTGCTCGAGGTAATGGCCGAGATGGATACAGCGCGACGAATGGCCCAGTCCCTCGCCGCATACAACAAAGAGTATCCGCATGGTTATCCGGGTTCCCCGTATGGACTAATGCCTTGTGTTTTTGTACAAAGCCGCCCGTTCGTAAAAAGATAGTGTGTTCTTATCGATAATGAGAGTTGCCACGGTGATCCCCTGCCCCATTCGCAACACATATCTGGGAGAATTTATCCATGATACCGCATGGCATTTTCCATCAGGGATCCGGAGACCGCTACGTTCGGGGCCGGGTGTTTCTGGGGCGTGGAAGAGGCGTTCCGGAACGTCCCGGGAGTCTTGTCGACCGAGGTCGGGTATGCCGGCGGGACGGTCCCCCGTCCCGGGTACGAGGCGGTCTGCACCGGTACAACTGGGCATGCGGAAGCAGTGCGGCTCCTGTACGATCCCGACGAGGTATCCTACGATGACCTGCTCGCGGTCTTCTGGTCGATCCACGACCCTACGCAGAAGGACCGGCAGGGCCCCGATACCGGGTCGAACTACCGGTCGGTGATCTTCTACCATACTGCGGAACAGAAGCGCCAGGCAATCGCGTCGCGGGACAACCTTGCCGCTTTGGGAAAATTCTCCCGTCCGATCGTTACCGATATTGTCCCGGCTACGGTATTCTGGCGGGCAGAAGAGTACCACCAGCACTACCTTGAAAAACAGGGCCGCACGTGCCACTGAAGGGCCGGACGGATAGCTGCACGGATCGGGAACACCGGTACGCCGCAATGCTGATATGAGCCGGCCCCCCAGATCGAGACATGGAATTCGCCGACCTGATCCAGATCCTTGCCATCATCATCGAATGTGCAGTCGTAGTGGTTGCTGTACTGATCGCTACTCAGAAAAAGAAGGTGTACGGGTGGTTCATTGCCCTGACCTTTGCCCTGTTTGCCCTCTTTGATGTAATCCGTATCATCTTTGCAGATGCACTGTCCGGCAT
Protein-coding sequences here:
- the msrA gene encoding peptide-methionine (S)-S-oxide reductase MsrA yields the protein MAFSIRDPETATFGAGCFWGVEEAFRNVPGVLSTEVGYAGGTVPRPGYEAVCTGTTGHAEAVRLLYDPDEVSYDDLLAVFWSIHDPTQKDRQGPDTGSNYRSVIFYHTAEQKRQAIASRDNLAALGKFSRPIVTDIVPATVFWRAEEYHQHYLEKQGRTCH
- a CDS encoding glycosyltransferase family protein, encoding MRILFVVCGEGLGHSSRCIHLGHYLEQQGHSVSFVAYGKSYDFFHDHGCINVHEGIREVCLEGTDGFFSLKKTMLCSKWIPFDLVRSALRVRKLILEQKIDCVVCDTMYGGVMAARFRRVPVIFISNQNRFSGPGGKMNPVWGTLNFLIRRYLCLTDTIIVPDYPPPDTVSAYNLFIPNHERNHYHFTGPFLDVDLARYRFSEETVFASFGGEPYKLPLYLLLKEIADSRKDLVFDVFYTGAHLPPSSDNFLSHGYVPNLYEHLAKARIAIVHGGLTTLHEALLFDKPVLVIVDPGHPEQQNNAQKIVDMGAGVSVDGRTLTREILEEKIAETLALSARRKKEAPDRTAGRKNAAEIIGTVGSRRQKHFWPIIHRQ